A portion of the Glycine max cultivar Williams 82 chromosome 10, Glycine_max_v4.0, whole genome shotgun sequence genome contains these proteins:
- the LOC100791768 gene encoding uncharacterized protein At2g34160, with translation MATVAAVPALTANDSHKKNRIQVSNTKKPLFFYVNLAKRYIQQHNEVELSALGMAIATVVTIAEILKNNGLATEKKVLTSTVGMKDENKGRLVQKAKIEIVLGKSDKFDNLMSPPAPTESEEAAADDDDKKE, from the exons ATGGCGACCGTAGCTGCTGTTCCTGCTTTAACTGCAAACGATTCCCACAAGAAGAACAGAATTCAGGTTTCCAACACTAAGAAACCTCTTTTCTTTTACGTCAATCTCGCCAAG agGTACATACAGCAGCACAATGAGGTTGAGCTTTCTGCTCTTGGAATGG CTATAGCTACCGTTGTCACAATTGCAGAGATTTTGAAGAACAATGGACTTGCCACTGAGAAGA AAGTATTGACATCTACAGTTGGCATGAAAGATGAGAACAAAGGTCGTCTGGTACAGAAGGCAAAG ATTGAAATTGTGCTGGGGAAATCTGACAAGTTTGACAATCTGATGTCTCCTCCTGCCCCAACTGAATCAGAAGAAGCAGCAGctgatgatgatgacaaaaaagaGTGA
- the LOC100786116 gene encoding uncharacterized protein: MANHDLILGQSHNLALGHDQQLVLGHDHNLGLSQNHELEMGSAHEHHLDLGQTHDHELGLGHAHDELGLEQNHEHEGDDGHTYEHEHEHELAMDQKPEHDDHDLPLPGQNHDLVLSENNDLTVSENQDLDENTALSVVQNSDMGIDSANDMDVQHPQLVAVSTPPIIQARTASPSYELSVGQEFPDVKSCRRALRDTAIALHFEMQTIKSDKTRFTAKCASEGCPWRIHAAKLPGVPTFTIRTIHENHTCGGISHLGHQQASVQWVANSVEQRLKENPNCKPKEILEEIHRVHGITLSYKQAWRGKERIMAAMRGSFEEGYRLLPQYCEQVKRTNPGSIASVYGNQADGCFQRLFISFQASIYGFLNAFRPLLGLDRTYLKSKYLGTLLLATGFDGDGALFPLAFGVVDEENDDNWMWFLSELHNLLEIHTENMLRLTILSDRQKGIVDGVEASFPTAFHGFCMQHLSDSFRKEFNNTMLVNLLWEAANALTVIEFEAKILEIEEISQDAAYWIRRIPPRLWATAYFEGHRFGHLTANIVESLNTWILEASGLPIIQMMECIRRQLMTWFNERRETSMQWTSILVPSAERRVAEALDRARTYQVLRANDAEFEVISHEGTNIVDIRNRCCLCRGWQLYGLPCAHAVAALLSCRQNVHRFTESCFTVATYRKTYSQTIHPIPDKSLWKELSEGDANASKATEVVINPPKSLRPPGRPRKKRVRAEDRGRVKRVVHCSRCNQTGHFRTTCAAPI, from the coding sequence ATGGCCAACCACGATTTGATACTCGGTCAAAGTCACAATTTAGCACTTGGTCATGATCAGCAATTGGTGCTGGGCCATGACCATAATTTGGGCCTCAGTCAGAACCATGAATTGGAAATGGGATCAGCCCATGAGCACCATTTAGATCTGGGACAAACTCATGATCATGAACTAGGCTTGGGGCATGCCCATGATGAATTGGGATTAGAACAGAACCATGAACATGAAGGTGATGATGGTCACACTTACGAGCATGAGCATGAGCATGAGCTAGCCATGGATCAAAAGCCCGAACATGATGACCACGACTTGCCCCTTCCTggacaaaatcatgatttagtCCTATCAGAGAACAATGATTTGACTGTTTCAGAGAACCAAGATCTTGATGAGAACACGGCCCTGTCTGTGGTTCAGAACTCAGACATGGGAATTGATTCTGCAAATGATATGGATGTTCAACATCCACAGCTTGTGGCTGTTTCTACACCCCCTATAATTCAGGCTCGTACTGCAAGTCCTAGTTATGAATTGTCAGTGGGGCAAGAATTCCCTGATGTCAAGAGTTGCCGAAGGGCTTTGAGGGATACAGCAATTGCTCTGCACTTTGAGATGCAGACTATAAAATCTGACAAGACCCGCTTTACTGCTAAATGTGCTAGTGAAGGATGTCCCTGGCGCATTCATGCAGCTAAGCTCCCAGGGGTTCCAACTTTTACTATTAGGACAATCCACGAGAATCATACATGTGGAGGAATTTCTCATCTTGGCCATCAGCAAGCTTCAGTTCAGTGGGTCGCTAACTCTGTGGAGCAAAGGCTGAAGGAGAACCCTAATTGCAAGCCAAAGGAAATATTGGAAGAAATTCATAGGGTTCATGGTATCACCTTATCGTACAAACAAGCATGGAGAGGCAAGGAGCGTATCATGGCTGCAATGCGTGGATCTTTTGAAGAAGGTTATCGCTTGCTTCCACAATACTGTGAACAGGTGAAACGCACTAATCCAGGCAGTATTGCATCTGTTTATGGAAATCAAGCTGATGGTTGTTTCCAACGTCTCTTCATCTCCTTTCAAGCATCTATATATGGCTTTTTAAATGCTTTCCGGCCACTGTTGGGGCTTGACAGAACATATTTAAAGAGCAAGTATCTTGGAACATTGCTTCTTGCTACTGGATTTGATGGTGATGGGGCTCTCTTTCCTCTGGCATTTGGAGTTGTTGATGAGGAGAATGATGATAATTGGATGTGGTTTCTGTCTGAACTTCATAACCTGCTTGAGATTCACACTGAAAACATGCTAAGGCTTACTATTTTGTCTGATAGACAGAAGGGAATTGTGGATGGAGTGGAAGCAAGTTTTCCCACTGCTTTCCATGGATTTTGTATGCAACACTTGAGTGACAGCTTCCGTAAGGAATTTAATAACACCATGCTTGTCAATCTTCTATGGGAAGCTGCTAATGCTCTTACTGTAATTGAATTTGAAGCAAAGATTTTGGAGATTGAAGAGATATCACAAGATGCTGCATATTGGATTCGAAGAATTCCACCTCGCCTCTGGGCCACTGCTTATTTTGAGGGGCATAGGTTTGGTCATTTGACAGCCAACATAGTTGAATCTTTAAACACTTGGATATTGGAGGCATCTGGACTTCCAATAATTCAAATGATGGAATGCATTAGAAGGCAGCTAATGACTTGGTTTAATGAGCGCCGGGAGACCAGTATGCAGTGGACATCAATACTTGTACCATCTGCCGAGAGACGTGTAGCCGAGGCTCTTGATCGTGCACGCACATATCAGGTTCTTCGTGCCAATGATGCTGAGTTTGAAGTGATATCTCACGAAGGAACAAATATAGTTGATATCAGGAACCGTTGCTGTCTTTGCCGTGGCTGGCAGCTCTATGGTTTGCCCTGTGCACATGCTGTGGCAGCACTTCTCTCCTGCAGGCAGAATGTTCATAGATTCACAGAAAGCTGTTTCACTGTTGCAACTTATCGCAAGACGTACTCACAAACCATACACCCAATTCCTGATAAATCTCTCTGGAAGGAGTTGTCTGAGGGGGATGCCAATGCTAGCAAAGCTACAGAAGTTGTTATCAATCCACCCAAATCACTCAGGCCACCTGGGAGGCCAAGAAAGAAGAGAGTTCGTGCAGAAGACCGTGGACGCGTTAAGCGAGTGGTGCATTGTAGTCGTTGCAATCAAACAGGCCACTTTAGAACCACATGTGCAGCTCCCATCTAA